In the Halorubrum ruber genome, GCAGCTCGGCCCGCCGAAGCTCACGCCAACGGTCATCGAGGGCGGCGCGGCGACGAACCAGGTGCCGGCGGACTGCGCGATCACCGTCGACCGGCGGAGCGTCCCCCGGAGACGGCCGAGGGGTTCCGGTCGTCGCTCGCGGACGCGGTGCGGGAGTCGCTCGCGGATGTTACCGACGAACGCAGCAGTGTCGACACCGCAGTGACGCTCACCGACCGCGAGTCGCCGTTCCTTGAGGCGTTCGCGACGGATCCGGACCACGAACTCGTCCGGACCGTGGCGGTGGCGGCGCGCGAGGCGGGCGACGCGGTCGGCCTCCCGAGCGACCGCGGCGGCGACGCCCGGCCGTTCGGCGCCGCGACGGAGGCGTCGTACTTCGCGCCGGCGCCGACGGTCGTGTTCGGGCCCGGCGACCTCGCCGACGAGGTCGGCGCCGTCGCGCACGCCGAGCGGGAGTACGTGCGGGTGCGCGAGGTCGAAGCGGCCGCCGCGGCGGTCGAGCGAACCGTTGCGTCGCTGCTCGGCGACGAGTAGCGGAGCGACGCAGACGCGCGACCGACTACAGCAGGAAGGTGTCCTCCTCCTCGGCGAGGTCGACGAAGTCGTCGGCGGCCTCGATCAGCTCATCGGCGGCGGAGTTGCCGAACCCCATCGCCTCCACGCGGACGCCCTCGTGGCGGAGGTGCGAGCAGAGCCGGGCGAAGTCCCCGTCGCCGGTACAGAGGACCACGGTGTCGACGTGGCTCGCTAAGGAGACCGCGTCGAGGCTCATCCCGAGGTCCCAGTCGGCCTTCTTCGAGCCGTCGGCGAACGTCTTGATCTCCTTGATCTTCGTCTCGAAGCCGATGTCGCGGAGCGCCTCGAAGAAGCTCTCCTCCTCCGGCGAGTCGGCGCGGATCACGTACGCGATGGCGCGGACGAGCGACCGGTCCGCGACAGCCTCGTCGAGCAGGCCGGAGTAGTCGATGTTCCGCGAGTAGACGCTCTGCGCGGAGTGGTACAGGTTCTGTGAGTCCGCGAGCACGGCGACGCGCTGGTCCGGGTGAATCTCGCTCATGCCTCCCCCTTCACCGCCCGCCGTTAGGGGCTTTGGGATCCGCGCGACCGCGATTACGGGGTTTGCCGCGGCCGCGGTAGCCGCGACGACCACCATGGTTTATGTCAAGCGCTGGCCACCGTGGCCCATGGACGAAAAGCGGTTCGTCGTCGCCCTCTTCGGCCTCGCGGTCGCGGTCGTCGCCGGCTACGTGGCCTATCGGTTCGTCGCCCCGCTCACCGTCGCGGTCTTCCTCTACTACTCGACGCGGCGGTTCTACCACCGGCTCGAACGCTTCCGGCTGCCCGCCCGGGTGCGCGCCGTCGTGTCGCTGTCGGTCATCGGTGTCCCGCTCATCGGCCTGGTGAGCTACACGCTGGTGTTGCTGATCTTGGAGGCGCGGCGGTTCATCGAGACGTACCCGGTCGCGGACACCATCGGCGCGGAGAACTCGGTGATCGGCGACCTCGCGGAGCTGTCGAACCCGACGATGGACGAGCTGCTCGCGGCGTACCGCTCCGGGCAGTTCGACCCGCTCATCGAGCTCGTCTCCGAGCAGGCGTCGCTGCTGGCGAGCACGCTATCGGGGCTCGCCCTGAACCTGCTCATCACCGTGATCGTCACGTACTACCTCCTCATCGACGGCTCCAAGCTCCACGACTGGCTGCTCCGCTTCGACGACGACGCGATCGTCCGCGAGTACCTCGAAACCGCCGACGACGAGCTGGAGGCCGTGCTGTACGGGAACCTGCTCAACGTCATCGCCATCTCGATCATCGCGGTCGTCACGTACCTGGCGTACAACGCGGTCGCCCCCGCCGCGGTCGAGATCCCGTACCCGACGCTCGCGGGCGCGCTCACCGGCGTCGCCAGCCTGATCCCCGTGATCGGGATGAAGATCGTCTACATCCCGGTCGCGGCCGCGATGTCGATCCCGGTCGCGCTCGACGGCGATCTCTCGCTGCTCGCCTACGTCGCCGGGTTCCTCGCCGTCGTGGTGGTAGTCGTCGACACCATCCCCGACATCGTCCTCCGGCCGTACTTCAGCGGCGAGACCACCCACGTCGGCCTGCTCATGCTGGCGTACATCTTCGGTCCGGTCGTGTTCGGCTTCCACGGGCTGTTCCTCGCGCCGATCATCCTCGTGGTGGCGCTGACGTTCGCGGACACCGCGCTGTTGCGCCTGCTCGGCGTCAAGCCGGACCCGGGGCCGGAGATCCCCGCCGGCCAGCGTCAGCTCGACGAGTTCTGAGCCGTCGCGGGCACACGGCGGTTCGGCAACGGCTCGCGGCGAGCCGAAGTCATATATCCCCGGTCGACGACCGCCCCACGTATGCGACTACACGTCATCGGCCTCGGCGGAGCCGGGGGGCGGATCGCCGACCGCCTCGCCGCCGACCACGGCGACGACCCGTTCCTCGCGGGCGTCCACGCCTTCGACACCGACATGGACGCGCTCGGGGCCTTAGACGCGCTCGGCGAGGAGCGCCGGTACCGGTTCGGCGACGCCGCGGGCGGGGACGGGCTCGAGGGGGACCTCCACGCCGGGCGCCGCCTCGGCGACGCGCACGCGAGCGAGCTCGGCCGGGCCATGGACGACCAGGGGCCGTCCCTCGCGGAGGCGTTCCTGATCGTCGTCGGCCTCGGCGGCGCGGCCGGCGCGGGCGCGGCGCCGGCGCTCGCCACGGAACTCTCGCGGCTCTACGACGCCCCAGTCTACGCCTTCGGGTTCCTCCCCACCCGCGACGAGACGGAGGAGCCGGACGACGACGGGCCGCGGAGCGCGTCCTCCGGAGGGGCGGGCGGCGCGGCGTCGGGCGCAGGAGCCGGCGGCGCGGCGTCCTCCAGAGACGAGCCGGCGCCGCCGGCGGCCCACCGCCCGCTGGCCGAGCGGAACGCGGCGCGAACCCTCGACGCGCTCTCGGACGAGTGCGCGGCGGTCTTCCCGTTCGACAACGCGGCGTGGCTCCGCCCGAGCGAGACGCTCGCCGGGGCCCGCGACCGGCTCAACGAGGTCGCCGTCGAGCGGATCGCGGCGCTGTTCGGCGCCGGCGAGACGCCCGAGGGGACGGCGACGCCCCAGCAGGTGCTCGACGCGAGCGATGTCGCCCGCGCGGTGGGAGACGACGGAGAGATAGCGGTGATCGGCCACGCGACGCAGGCGGTGGAGCCCCCCGATTCGGGCTCGAAGTTCGGGCTCGGGCTCTTCGGCTCCTCGGAGCCGGCCGAGGTCGACACGAGCGCGGCCGTGTCGGCGATAGAGACGGTCATCCGGAAGGCGGCCCGCGGGAAGAACACGGTCGAGGCACCCGAGGGGCGCGCCGACCGGACCTTGCTCGTGGTCGGCGGCCCGCCCGCGTGGCTCAACCGGGAGGCGATCGCCGACGGGCGGCGCTGGCTCGCGGAGGAGACCGGCTCGGACGCCATCCTGAGCGGCGACGCGCCGATCCCGGAGGGCGACGAGGTGTTCGCGGTCGTGGTCCGGTCGGGGATCGACGAGCCGGACCGGGTCCGCGAGATCCGCGAGACGATCGGGTGACCGGCGCGTCGTCGCTGCGAACCGGGGACGAATCCGCTCGTCGACCCGAACCGGTTAACCGGATGGCGCGCCCACTGAGACCGTGACGACGCAGGCAGACCTCGGGATCGACGTCGACGTGCGCGACGCCGCGGCAGTCGCGGAGCGCCGCGACGAGCTCGTCGCCGCGGTGCGCGACCACGCGGGACGGATCGCCTACCAGCTCGCGCGGCTCCAGGGCGGCGACTACGGCCGCGAGACGCTGTCGACGCCCGGCGGCGAGTGGACGGTGAAACACGAGGCGGGCGAGCTGGAGTTCCTGCTGTTCTCGCCGAACTCGGGCTCCGACACGTACGTCATCTCGACGAAGCAGCCGCCGGAGCCGGCGGCGCTCGCGACCGCACTCGACGATTACGCGGCGTTCGTGGCGGCGTGGAACGACCACGTCGACTCGCTGTCCGGCGTCCTCGACGGCGTGAGCGCCGAGTTCCCCGAGCCGGCGACCACCGAGGGCGTGGTGGCCGAACGCGACCGCGTCCTCGATCAGATTCGCGACACCTGCGCGGTTATCGCGGGGGAGATCCACCGGTACGAGGGCGACGACTACGGGACGTTCACGACGCGCGTTGAGGGGGACCGCTGGGAGCTGAAGTACGACGAGGGGGCGGTGTCGTACCTTCGGATCGGCGGGTCGAGCGGGCTCTACCTCCTCTCGCAGTACGGCGCCCCCTCCGCGGCCGACGTCCGGGAGTACGCCGACCGGTTCCGGGGCTTCGTCGCGGCGTACAACGAGTTCGTCGACGAGTTGGAGAGCGACCTCGAACGGGTCTCGGTCTGACTCGCCGGCGCGCACTCGGCAGATCGATCCGCGTTCGTGCCTATCTGTCGGCTTGTTTGGCAATACTTATTCACTGCTGTCCAGTACCGATTCGCACATGTCGATCACTCTTCCGGGGCCGACGCTCGGCGTCGTCGGCGGCGGACAGCTGGGCCGGATGCTGGGCGAGGCTGCCGCGCCGCTCGGCGTCGACCTCGTCGTGTTGGACCCGACGCCCGACTGTCCGGCGGCGCCCGTCGCGGCCGACCAGATCGTCGGCGACTTCGACGACGCGGACGCGATCGGCGAGCTCGCGGCCCGCGTCGACGCCCTGACGTTCGAGATCGAGCTCGCGGACCCGGCCGTCCTCGCGGCCGCGAGTGAGGAGCACGGCGTGCCGGTCCACCCCGACCCCGGCACGCTGGAGACGATCCAGGACAAGCTGGTCCAGAAGGAGGCGCTCGCGGACGCCGGGATCCCCGTCCCCGAGTTCGTCGCGGTCGCGACCGCCGAGGGGCTCGAACGCGTCGTCGAGGAGTTCGGCGGCGTCATGCTGAAGGCCCGCGAGGGCGGCTACGACGGCCGCGGGAACGTCCCGGTCGAGACGCCCGACGAGGCCGCGGATGCGCTCGACGCGGTCGGCGGCGCCGCGATGGCCGAGGAGTTCCTCGACTTCGAGCGCGAGGTCGCCGTGATGGGCCTGAAGGGCGCGGACGGCGAGACGCGGACCTACCCCGTCACGGAGACGATCCACCGGGAGGAGATCCTCCGCGAGAGCGTCAGTCCCGTCCGGGCGGACGACGCGGTCGTCGCGGAGGCCGAGTCGATCGCCCGCGACGTGCTAGCGGTCCTCGACGGCCGCGGCGTCTACGGGATCGAGCTGTTCGAGACGAAGGAGGGCGAGGTGTTGGTCAACGAGATCGCGCCGCGCCCGCACAACTCCGGCCACTGGACGATCGAGGGCGCGCGCACGTCGCAGTTCGAGAACCATATTCGGGCCGTCCTCGGCTGGCCGCTCGGCCCGACCGACCTCGTCGCGCCCGCGGTCACCGCGAACGTGCTCGGCGACGTGGACGAGCGAGAGTCGGCCACGCTCCGGAACGTCGAGGAGGTGTTCGCGGCGCCCGACGCCGACCTCCACTGGTACGGCAAGGACGACGTGTACCCGCTCCGGAAGATGGGGCACCTGACCGTGACGGAGCAGGGAGCGGAGGGGTCCGCTGCTGACGAAACCGACCGCGACGCCCTGCTCTCTCGGGCGCGCGACCTCCGAGACGGGCTGACGTTCCGGGACGCGTAGTCACGTCGCGGTCGGCTCTCACGAGTTTCGGTCGATCCACTCGCAGAATGCGTCGAAATCGTGCGCTCCGGCGTCGTCCGCGATGCCCCTGAGTGTTCCCTCCCGGAGTTCGTCGTGGAGCGGGACCGTGACGTGCCGTTTGTCCGTCTCGTTCGTCGGGTGTTCGTAGTAGAGCTGCGCGTGGTCGCCGGTCGTTCGCCGCCACTCGAAGCCGGCGCGGTTGACGAGTACCTTCACGACCTCTCGCCCGGAGAACGTGCGCCTCGCCACGCTATTCGAGGACGTCGGGCGGTTCCGTGTCTCCGGTCGCGTTCTCCCCGGGATCGATCCCGAGTTCCCGAAGCTCTTCGTCGGTCGGCTCGCGACCGATCTCTCCCCGGTGGAGCGCGACGGCCTCGTCGAGGTTCTCCAGCGCGTCGGAGCGGGACTCGCCCTGCGTCGTGACGCCTGTCCCCATGTCTCGGGCGATCCACCACTTCTCCTCTTTCCAGAGGCGGATCTCACTGTCGCGGTCGGCTCCGTCGTCCGTCGAGCTTGCCATTATCGTACAGTTCGGGCGATTCGGTTGATAAGGGTTGGGCAGGGGACACTGCCGCATCGAGACGAGACCGGTCGCCGCATCCGGGAGTTCCTTGTAGCCCTCCGACGAACCCTCGTTTATGACCACGGTGGACGACCTGATCGACCGGCTCGAAGCGGAAGCGGCGGCGGACGCGGACCCGGCGACCACCCCGGACGTGGGGATCATCATGGGCTCGGACTCGGACCTCCCCGTCATGGAGGACGCCTACGAAGCGCTCGACGACCTCGGCTTCGCGGAGCAGACCGACTTCGACGGGGCGCCGGACGCCCGGTTCACCTACGAGAGCTACGTCGTCTCCGCGCACCGGACGCCGGAGCTGATGTACGCGTACGGGGAGACGGCGACGGACCGCGGGCTCGACGTGATCATCGCAGGGGCGGGCGGGAAGTCCGCCGACCTGCCGAACATGACCGCGTCGATCGCGTACCCGGTGCCCGTCATCGGCGTGCCGGTTCAAGAGAAGTCGGTCGACTCCGTCATCGGCATGCCGACGGGCGCGCCGATCGTCGCCGTCGACGCCGGGAAGTCGTACAACGCGGCGCTGTCGGCGGCGCAGGTGCTCGCGCGCGAACACGACGAGATCGAGGAGCGCTTAGTCGAGTTCCACGACGAGCAGAAGGCGGGCGTCGCGGACGTCTCCGCCGATCTTCACGATCTGGGTCTCGACGGGTTCCGGGATCGGTAAGGAGTGACCCGCGTGGTGGCCGCGCCCGAATACCCGGCCGTTCGTTTATAAATAGTGCCGTACGGGGATTCGGTAGACGCTTATAAATTCTCAATCGCTCAGCGTTACGCCGGTGACGGTGATCGGTCAAGAACATCTCCAAATCCCCAGTCGCTTGTTTATAAATAGTGAACCGGAGATCAACGGCGAACACCGCCAAGGCCTCAACCGCTCGCTTATAAATGGTGAACTGGAGATCGACGGTGAACGCCGCCAAAGCCCCAGTCGCTTGTTTATAAATGGTAAACCGGAGATCAACGGCGAACACCGCCAAAGCCCCAGTCGCGAGGCCGCCGTACGCTCGCTGTGCTACTCGCTCAGTCACTCCGTTCCCTCGCTGCGGTGCTTGCGTCGCCTACGGCGGCCTCGCGACTGCCCCTTTGAGTCCCGCCCCGCACCGCACAGCAACCGCAGCCTCACGCCTCCCCAGCCTCGTCGGGCGCGTCCTGCGGGCTCCCTCCGGTCGCCCTCGCCGCGCCCGACTCCCTCGCGCGTGCGACATCGCGCCCTGCGGGCGCTCGTCGGCACGCGCCGACCGCACCGGCGCTCATTTATAAACGAACTCCGTTCCGCGCGCCCCAAAATCGGTGCGCTTCCGTCGACTCGCCCTCCGATCCGGATCGACGGCTGCCGGTCGCTTCGCCGGTGCTTCGACCGCGAACGGGCGATATCGGCCCGCACGCACGCGGACGCACAAGACTCAACGCTTATGAGGGGGCGGTCCAAACGCCAGCACGTTACGGAGACCTATATGAGCGATTGGATAGCGATTGGCGCCTTGGCGGTCGTCGGCCTGCTCATCCCGATAGCGATGATGACAGTGTCGGCGCTGCTCCGTCCGAGCGTGCCTGAGACCGGTAAAAGTACCACCTACGAGTCCGGCGAGACCCCGACGGGCGGGACGCGGATCCGGTTCAACATCCAGTACTACATGGTCGCGCTGTTGTTCGTCGTGTTCGACATCGAGACCGTGTTGCTGTTCCCGTGGGCGGTCATCTACCGTCCGGCCGTCCAGGCCGGCGTGCCGATGGCCGACCTGCTGTGGCCGATGTTGGCGTTCGTCGGAATCCTCGCGGTCGGACTCGTCTGGGCGTGGCGGTCGGGGGCGATCAGCTGGGCTCGCAGCCCCCGCGCGACCAGCAGAAAGACGACGGAGGACATCAACTAATGAGCAGCGATCAACCGTTTATCACCGACGATTCGCAAGTCGTAACCGAGACCAGAGACGCCCGGATGACCGGGCAGGGAGACCGATTCAACTCCCGGCTCCGAGAGGCGTTCGGCTCCTCGCCGTTCATCCTCACCAAGTTCGACAAGTTCCTGAACTGGTGTCGGGGCTCCTCAATGTTTATGCTGCAGTTCGGTATCGCCTGCTGCAGCATCGAGATGATGCACACCTACGCGGTGAAACACGACCTCGACCGATTCGGGTCGGGCGTCCCCCGCGCCTCGCCGCGGCAGGCCGACGTGATGATCGTCCCCGGGACGATCGTCTCGAAGTTCGCCCCACGGATGAAGCGCGTCTACGACCAGATGCCCGAGCCGAAGTTCGTCGTCGGCATGGGCTCGTGTACCATCTCCGGCGGCCCGTTCCAGGAGGGGTACAACGTGATCAAGGGCGCCGAGGAGGTCATCCCGATCGACATCCACGTCCCCGGCTGCCCGCCCCGCCCCGAGGCGCTCGTGTACGGCGTCGTGAAGCTTCAGGAGCGCGTCGCCAACGGCGAGGCCGCGCCCGTCACCGTCAAGCCGTACGAGTTAGAGGAGTTCTCGGACCTCGAACGCGACGAACTCGTCGACAAGCTGGCCGACGAGATCGACGACGACGAGCTCGTCATGCGGTACAACTTCGCTGATTCGCCATGAGCCTCGAACGACCAGACACCGTCGACGACGGCGCCGTCGAGCGGACGCCCGACGAGCTGGAGGCGCTGCTCGGCGACCTCGTCGTCGACCGCGACGACCACCTGAACGCCCCCGGCTTCGTCATCCGCCCGGACACCGTTCAGGAGACGCTTCGGACCCTGAAAGAGGAGGCCGGCTACGACCACCTCTCCGTCGTCTCCGCACAGGAGTACGAGAACCGCTACGAGTCGATCTACCACCTGAAGAAGTACGACGACCCCACTCAGGAGGTCAGTATCGTCGTCCCCGCCGATAAGGACGACCCCGTCTCGGAGTCGGCCGAACCCGTCTTCCGCACCGCCGACTGGCACGAGCGGGAGGCGTACGACCTGATCGGGATCGAATACGACGACCACCCCGACCTGCGCCGGATCCTGCTGCCGGAGACCTGGCAGGGCCACCCCCTGTCGATGGACTACGACAAGGACCGGCCGCAGATCGCGACGCTGCCGGAGCACGCGAACCCGCTGGAGGACCACCACAAGGACGCGGAGTCCGACACGATGTTCCTCAACATCGGGCCGCACCACCCGGCGACCCACGGCGTCCTCCACCTGAAGACGGTCCTCGACGGCGAGCAGGTGGCCGACGTCGAGCCCGACATCGGCTACCTCCACCGCAGCGAGGAGCAGATGGCGCAGTCCGGGACGTACCGCCACCAGATCATGCCGTACCCGGACCGCTGGGACTACATCTCGGCGGGGCTGCTCAACGAGTGGGCGTACGCCCGCGCGGCCGAGGACCTCGCGGACATCGAGGTGCCGGAGTACGCGCAGGTCATCCGCACGATGGGTGCGGAGATGTGCCGGATCGCCGCGCACATGCTCGCGCTCGCCACGTTCGCGCTCGACATCAACGGCGACTTCACGGCGACGTTCATGTACGCCATCAACGACCGCGAGCGCGTCCAGAACCTCTTGGAGGACCTGACGGGCCAGCGGCTGATGTTCAACTACTTCCGGCTCGGCGGGGTCGTCTGGGACCTGCCGGAGCCCCGGGAGGAGTTCTTCTCGAAGACTCGGGACTTCCTCGACCAGCTCCCGGAGTCCGTTGAGGAGTACCACAACCTGATCACCTCGAACGAGGTGTTCCAGATGCGGACGATCGACACCGGGGTCCTCCCGCCGGAGGTCGCGAAGAACTACGGCGCGACCGGACCCGTCGCCCGCGGCTCGGGCGTCGACTACGACCTGCGCCGCGACGACCCGTACGGCTACTACGACGAGCTCGACTGGGACGTCGTCACCGAGGACGGCGGCGACAACTTCAGCCGCCTCCTCGTCCGGATGCGCGAGGTCGAGGAGTCCGCGAAGATCATCGAGCAGTGCGTCGACCTGCTCGAAGACTGGCCCGAAGACGAGCGGAACATTCAGGCGAACGTGCCGCGCACGCTGCGCCCGGACGACGACACGGAGATCTACCGCGCCGTCGAGGGCGCCAAGGGCGAGCTCGGCATCTACATCCGCGCGGACGGGACGGACAAGCCGGCCCGGTTCAAGATCCGGTCGCCGTGCTTCTCGAACCTCCAGACGCTGCCGGAGATGGCGAACGGGGAGTACATCCCCGACGTCATCGCCGCGCTCGGTAGCCTCGACGTGGTTCTCGGGGAGGTGGACCGCTGATGGGCACGGCGCCCGCGCAGCTGTTCCCCGAGTTCATCGTCGACACGCTCGGGCTCGACAGCGTCATCGGCGAGGTCGCGGCCTCGCTCGTCGCCGCCTTCGTCGTCGGCAACATCATCCTCGCGTTCACGGGCGTCGCGGGCCCGTGGGCGAAACGGAAGATTACGGCCGCGTTCACCGACCGGATCGCGGTCGACCGGATCGGCCCCTACGGACTCCTCATCATCCCGGCGGCCGCGGTCCAGCTCCTCGCGAAGGAGCTCATCATCCCCGAAGGCGTCGACCGTCCCTCGTGGGACATCGCGCCGATCCTCCTGCCGGCGTCGGCGCTTTTAGGCTTCTCCGTCATCCCGATGGGGCAGCTCGGCCCGATCAACCTCCAGCTCGCGGACCCCGAGGTCGGGTTCGCGCTGGTGTTCGCGTTCGCGTCGATCGCGTCCGTCTCGCTGGTGATGGCCGGCTACGCGTCGAACAACAAGTACTCGCTGCTCGGCGGGCTCCGCGCGGTCGCGCAGAACCTCGCGTACGAGATCCCGCTCATCGTCACGGCGATGTCGGTCGTGATCTTCGCCGGGACGCTCCAGATGAGCGGTATCGTCGGCGCGCAGACGGAGACGCTGGTGGCGATCGCCGGGGTCTCGATTCCGTCGTGGTACGCGTTCGTGAACCCGTTCGCATTCGTGCTGTTCCTCACGGCGAACATGGCGGAGATCGGGCGGAACCCGTTCGACATCCCGGAGGCGCCGACGGAGATCGTCGCGGGGTACCAGACGGAGTACTCCTCGGCGTACTTCGTCCTCTTCTACCTCGGGGAGTTCGTCCACATCTTCCTCGGCGGGGCGATCCTCGCCGTGACGTTCCTCGGTGGTGCGTCCGGTCCGGGCCCGGAGAGCATCGGCTTCATCTGGTTCGTGGTGAAGATCTGGGGCTTCTTCCTGTTCACGCAGTGGGCCCGCGCGGCGCTGCCGCGCGTCCGTATCGACCAGCTGATCGAGATCGGCTGGAAGGGAATGCTGGTGCTGTCGTTCGCGAACCTGGTGCTCACGGCCGTAATCGTGGGGGTGATCGCCTGATATGATCGGACTCATGAAATCCATGGCGACGACGATGAAACACGCGCTGGACGGGTCGACGTTCACGGTGGAATACCCGGAGGACGCGCCCGAGGTGAGCCCGCGGTTCCGCGGGGTCCACAAGTTCAGCCAGGAGCGGTGCATCTGGTGCCGCCAGTGCGAGAACGTCTGTCCAAACGACACGATCCAGATCGTTCAGGACGACCAGCGCAACGGGGAGCAGTACAACCTCCACATCGGGCAGTGCATCTACTGCCGGCTCTGCGAGGAGGTCTGCCCCGTCGACGCCATCCTGCTGACGCAGAACTTCGAGTTCACCGCCGACACGAAGGACGACTTCGTGTTCAACAAAGAACAGCTCAAGAACGTCCCGTGGTACAAGGGAATCGACCCGCTGGAGTCCCGCAACCCCGATCGCGGCGCGTGGATCGGGGAGGGCGACGGCGAGGTCGACTACCAGTAGCGGGCACGTCTCGAAATCTTCAAAGGGGTTCTCATAGGAGACAAACACAATGGTTTATGCTACCATCGCGTTCGGGCTGTTCGCCGCGGTCACGCTGGCGTTCGCCCTCGGGGTCGTCCTGGCGCGCGACGTGTTCCACGCCGCGCTGCTTCTGGGCGGAGCCCTCACGAGCGTCGCGGTGCACTACGTGATGCTGCGGGCGGAGTTCATCGCCGCCATGCAGATCCTCGTCTACGTGGGCGGGGTTCTCATCTTAGTCACGTTCGCCGTGATGCTCACGCGATCGGATTCCGAAACGGAGGTGAGTAGCGCGTGAGCAACGACGAGAGCCGCGGCTCCCGGATCGCACCCGCGATCGCCGTGGGCGGGCTGTTCGCGGTGTTGGCCGCGACGGTCAACGGGGCGACGTTCGGCTTCGAGTCGGTCGGCTTCCCGGCGGACGCTTCGATCGTCCACAACATCGGGTACGCCCTCTTCAACCTCGCCGAGTACGAGCTCGGCGCGGTGCCGTCCGAGGGGTTCCTCGCGGCCTTCCTGATCGCCGCGGTCGCGCTCGACGTCGCGGTCGACGGCGCCGTCTACCTGGCGAAGCGCGAGGAGGACGACACGGTCGTCTCCGCGCTCGGGCAGGCGTTCACCGATGGCGGACGCGACGGAGGTGACCGCCGGTGACCGCCGTCGCCGCCTCGATCCCGCCGTCGTGGTACCTGCTGCTGGCGTCGGCCGTGTTCTGTATCGGACTGTTCGGCGTCTTGACGCGGCGGAGCGCGCTCTACTTCCTCATGAGCGTCGAGCTCATGATGAACGCGGCCAACATCAACTTCGTCGCGTTCGCGCTGTACTACGGCGACCTCAC is a window encoding:
- a CDS encoding NYN domain-containing protein, which encodes MSEIHPDQRVAVLADSQNLYHSAQSVYSRNIDYSGLLDEAVADRSLVRAIAYVIRADSPEEESFFEALRDIGFETKIKEIKTFADGSKKADWDLGMSLDAVSLASHVDTVVLCTGDGDFARLCSHLRHEGVRVEAMGFGNSAADELIEAADDFVDLAEEEDTFLL
- a CDS encoding cell division protein FtsZ; protein product: MRLHVIGLGGAGGRIADRLAADHGDDPFLAGVHAFDTDMDALGALDALGEERRYRFGDAAGGDGLEGDLHAGRRLGDAHASELGRAMDDQGPSLAEAFLIVVGLGGAAGAGAAPALATELSRLYDAPVYAFGFLPTRDETEEPDDDGPRSASSGGAGGAASGAGAGGAASSRDEPAPPAAHRPLAERNAARTLDALSDECAAVFPFDNAAWLRPSETLAGARDRLNEVAVERIAALFGAGETPEGTATPQQVLDASDVARAVGDDGEIAVIGHATQAVEPPDSGSKFGLGLFGSSEPAEVDTSAAVSAIETVIRKAARGKNTVEAPEGRADRTLLVVGGPPAWLNREAIADGRRWLAEETGSDAILSGDAPIPEGDEVFAVVVRSGIDEPDRVREIRETIG
- a CDS encoding type II toxin-antitoxin system HicB family antitoxin, with protein sequence MASSTDDGADRDSEIRLWKEEKWWIARDMGTGVTTQGESRSDALENLDEAVALHRGEIGREPTDEELRELGIDPGENATGDTEPPDVLE
- a CDS encoding type II toxin-antitoxin system HicA family toxin; translated protein: MARRTFSGREVVKVLVNRAGFEWRRTTGDHAQLYYEHPTNETDKRHVTVPLHDELREGTLRGIADDAGAHDFDAFCEWIDRNS
- a CDS encoding NADH-quinone oxidoreductase subunit B, with product MSSDQPFITDDSQVVTETRDARMTGQGDRFNSRLREAFGSSPFILTKFDKFLNWCRGSSMFMLQFGIACCSIEMMHTYAVKHDLDRFGSGVPRASPRQADVMIVPGTIVSKFAPRMKRVYDQMPEPKFVVGMGSCTISGGPFQEGYNVIKGAEEVIPIDIHVPGCPPRPEALVYGVVKLQERVANGEAAPVTVKPYELEEFSDLERDELVDKLADEIDDDELVMRYNFADSP
- a CDS encoding AI-2E family transporter, with translation MDEKRFVVALFGLAVAVVAGYVAYRFVAPLTVAVFLYYSTRRFYHRLERFRLPARVRAVVSLSVIGVPLIGLVSYTLVLLILEARRFIETYPVADTIGAENSVIGDLAELSNPTMDELLAAYRSGQFDPLIELVSEQASLLASTLSGLALNLLITVIVTYYLLIDGSKLHDWLLRFDDDAIVREYLETADDELEAVLYGNLLNVIAISIIAVVTYLAYNAVAPAAVEIPYPTLAGALTGVASLIPVIGMKIVYIPVAAAMSIPVALDGDLSLLAYVAGFLAVVVVVVDTIPDIVLRPYFSGETTHVGLLMLAYIFGPVVFGFHGLFLAPIILVVALTFADTALLRLLGVKPDPGPEIPAGQRQLDEF
- a CDS encoding NADH-quinone oxidoreductase subunit A, with product MSDWIAIGALAVVGLLIPIAMMTVSALLRPSVPETGKSTTYESGETPTGGTRIRFNIQYYMVALLFVVFDIETVLLFPWAVIYRPAVQAGVPMADLLWPMLAFVGILAVGLVWAWRSGAISWARSPRATSRKTTEDIN
- a CDS encoding 5-(carboxyamino)imidazole ribonucleotide synthase translates to MSITLPGPTLGVVGGGQLGRMLGEAAAPLGVDLVVLDPTPDCPAAPVAADQIVGDFDDADAIGELAARVDALTFEIELADPAVLAAASEEHGVPVHPDPGTLETIQDKLVQKEALADAGIPVPEFVAVATAEGLERVVEEFGGVMLKAREGGYDGRGNVPVETPDEAADALDAVGGAAMAEEFLDFEREVAVMGLKGADGETRTYPVTETIHREEILRESVSPVRADDAVVAEAESIARDVLAVLDGRGVYGIELFETKEGEVLVNEIAPRPHNSGHWTIEGARTSQFENHIRAVLGWPLGPTDLVAPAVTANVLGDVDERESATLRNVEEVFAAPDADLHWYGKDDVYPLRKMGHLTVTEQGAEGSAADETDRDALLSRARDLRDGLTFRDA
- the purE gene encoding 5-(carboxyamino)imidazole ribonucleotide mutase, which codes for MTTVDDLIDRLEAEAAADADPATTPDVGIIMGSDSDLPVMEDAYEALDDLGFAEQTDFDGAPDARFTYESYVVSAHRTPELMYAYGETATDRGLDVIIAGAGGKSADLPNMTASIAYPVPVIGVPVQEKSVDSVIGMPTGAPIVAVDAGKSYNAALSAAQVLAREHDEIEERLVEFHDEQKAGVADVSADLHDLGLDGFRDR